The Sebastes fasciatus isolate fSebFas1 chromosome 4, fSebFas1.pri, whole genome shotgun sequence genome window below encodes:
- the nedd1 gene encoding protein NEDD1 isoform X1, producing the protein MEDVPRLVSTGDCVKIWDAVSMAPLEQFNPHSNSHPVAQACWSSNNQYLVSASSSGDKLVVSSLKSTPVPVVELGEGKKQTSVCLSSSSQFLVSGGLDHCVHIWDLKTKRLHRSLKDHKEEVTCVSFNANDSYVASGSTSGDLVLHSLTTNLSSKAFGHGSDQPIHDLRLSMLKRSLLGSVSDSGTVVLWDSNTQKELHVFESAHKAPGSGLAFSPVSELLVVSVGLDKKIVCYDTTSKIILRSIRVDSPLTSVDFTPDGTGVVVGSTQGKIYQYDLRNSSAPTTIIAAHKTSVTCLRFQSNINKHKSSKLGSTKIVKRSSIKLSNSQPDSSPGTGPAPHRQVTGTAGGAGTELMSREAEGQQGTEPLPVVEKFSSVGRNSLDVFSPAREDSRTQGTTGDTQFGRTYATSLEMLSREGEGQQVIGRGSLDIFSPVREDANSHRKTPLGTPLVAATGRCFSPLSVFQTPPTIKEEEPIPAAAAEPCDSRKSDKASGSSLEGEGRTTPTASQQTNHSQPALPFFTPEPSLRRANGIQAQLSYESPAAAATAGPALSSAVSSSLSNNIAEVVGQAGAAPLTSLQMHFIQNMIHDTLEDFRDSCHKDIINLQVEMMRQFYIQLNEIHGLIEKYSVNESLVEEVEMLREENRRLRTNY; encoded by the exons ATGGAGGATGTGCCCCGGCTAGTGTCCACAGGAGACTGTGTGAAGATCTGGGATGCAGTTTCCATGGCGCCGCTGGAGCAGTTCAACCCACATAGCAACAGCCACCCTGTGGCACAGGCCTGCTGGAGCTCCAACA ACCAGTACCTGGTCAGCGCCAGCAGCAGCGGAGACAAACTGGTGGTTTCCAGCCTCaagtcgactcctgttccagtGGTGGAACTGGGCGAGGGG AAAAAACAAACCAGTGTGTGTCTGAGTTCATCGTCTCAGTTTCTGGTCAGTGGAGGTCTGGATCACTGTGTTCACATCTGGGACCTGAAGACCAAGAGACTGCACCGCTCCCTCAAG GACCATAAAGAAGAGGTGACCTGCGTGTCCTTCAATGCCAACGACAGCTACGTCGCCTCCGGTTCCACCAGCGGAGACCTGGTCCTCCACAGTCTGACCACCAACCTGTCCAGCAAAGCCTTCGGACACGGCAGCGACCAG CCCATCCATGACCTGAGGCTGTCCATGCTGAAGCGCTCCCTACTGGGCAGCGTCTCTGACAGCGGCACCGTGGTCCTGTGGGACTCCAACACCCAGAAGGAGCTTCATGTGTTCGAGAGCGCCCACAAGGCCCCGGGCTCCGGCCTCGCCTTCTCCCCCGTCAGCGAGCTGTTGGTGGTTAGCGTCGGTCTCGACAAGAAGATCGTCTGCTACGACACGACCAGCAAGAT CATCCTGAGGTCGATCCGAGTGGACAGTCCGCTGACCTCGGTGGACTTCACTCCGGACGGTACCGGTGTGGTGGTCGGATCCACTCAGGGGAAGATCTACCAGTACGACCTGAGGAACTCCAGCGCCCCCACCACGATCATTGCAGCACACAAGACCTCCGTCACCTGCCTGCGCTTCCAGagcaacatcaacaaacacaag TCCAGTAAACTGGGCTCCACCAAGATTGTCAAGAGATCCTCGATCAAGCTGTCAAACAGCCAGCCAGACTCCAGCCCTGGCACAGGCCCCGCCCCCCACAGACAGGTGACAGGTACAG cagggggcgctggtACAGAGTTGATGTCCCGGGAGGCTGAAGGTCAGCAGGGGACGGAGCCGCTTCCTGTTGTGGAGAAGTTCAGCAGCGTTGGACGAAACAGTCTGGACGTCTTCTCTCCTGCTCGGGAAG ACTCTCGGACCCAGGGGACGACCGGAGATACGCAGTTTGGAAGAACATACG CTACCAGTTTGGAGATGCTGTCCAGAGAAGGGGAGGGTCAGCAGGTCATCGGTCGGGGCAGTCTGGACATCTTCTCCCCAGTCAGAGAAG atgccAACTCGCACCGTAAGACCCCCCTGGGAACGCCACTGGTCGCTGCCACAGGCCGATGCTTCAGCCCTCTGTCCGTCTTCCAAACCCCTCCCACAATCAAAGAGGAGGAGCCAATCCCTGCTGCAGCAGCCGAACCATGTGACTCCAGAAAg TCCGACAAGGCCAGCGGCTCCAGTCTGGAGGGGGAGGGTCGGACCACGCCCACAGCATCCCAGCAGACCAATCACAGTCAGCCGGCCCTGCCATTCTTCACTCCAGAGCCCAGCCTCAGGAGAGCCAATGGGATTCAAGCCCAGCTGAGCTACGAGTCACCTGCAGCCGCCGCCACAGCAG GTCCAGCTCTGTCGTCGGCGGTTTCTTCCTCGCTATCCAACAACATCGCAGAGGTGGTCGGACAGGCGGGAGCTGCTCCTCTCACCTCCCTGCAGATGCACTTCATCCAGAACATGATCCATGACACTCTGGAGGACTTCAG gGACTCCTGTCACAAAGACATCATCAACCTGCAGGTGGAGATGATGCGGCAGTTTTACATCCAGCTG AACGAGATCCACGGTCTGATTGAGAAATACTCTGTGAACGAGTCtctggtggaggaggtggagatgcTGAGAGAGGAGAATCGAAGGCTGAGGACCAACTACTGA
- the nedd1 gene encoding protein NEDD1 isoform X2 — MEDVPRLVSTGDCVKIWDAVSMAPLEQFNPHSNSHPVAQACWSSNNQYLVSASSSGDKLVVSSLKSTPVPVVELGEGKKQTSVCLSSSSQFLVSGGLDHCVHIWDLKTKRLHRSLKDHKEEVTCVSFNANDSYVASGSTSGDLVLHSLTTNLSSKAFGHGSDQPIHDLRLSMLKRSLLGSVSDSGTVVLWDSNTQKELHVFESAHKAPGSGLAFSPVSELLVVSVGLDKKIVCYDTTSKIILRSIRVDSPLTSVDFTPDGTGVVVGSTQGKIYQYDLRNSSAPTTIIAAHKTSVTCLRFQSNINKHKSSKLGSTKIVKRSSIKLSNSQPDSSPGTGPAPHRQVTGTGGAGTELMSREAEGQQGTEPLPVVEKFSSVGRNSLDVFSPAREDSRTQGTTGDTQFGRTYATSLEMLSREGEGQQVIGRGSLDIFSPVREDANSHRKTPLGTPLVAATGRCFSPLSVFQTPPTIKEEEPIPAAAAEPCDSRKSDKASGSSLEGEGRTTPTASQQTNHSQPALPFFTPEPSLRRANGIQAQLSYESPAAAATAGPALSSAVSSSLSNNIAEVVGQAGAAPLTSLQMHFIQNMIHDTLEDFRDSCHKDIINLQVEMMRQFYIQLNEIHGLIEKYSVNESLVEEVEMLREENRRLRTNY; from the exons ATGGAGGATGTGCCCCGGCTAGTGTCCACAGGAGACTGTGTGAAGATCTGGGATGCAGTTTCCATGGCGCCGCTGGAGCAGTTCAACCCACATAGCAACAGCCACCCTGTGGCACAGGCCTGCTGGAGCTCCAACA ACCAGTACCTGGTCAGCGCCAGCAGCAGCGGAGACAAACTGGTGGTTTCCAGCCTCaagtcgactcctgttccagtGGTGGAACTGGGCGAGGGG AAAAAACAAACCAGTGTGTGTCTGAGTTCATCGTCTCAGTTTCTGGTCAGTGGAGGTCTGGATCACTGTGTTCACATCTGGGACCTGAAGACCAAGAGACTGCACCGCTCCCTCAAG GACCATAAAGAAGAGGTGACCTGCGTGTCCTTCAATGCCAACGACAGCTACGTCGCCTCCGGTTCCACCAGCGGAGACCTGGTCCTCCACAGTCTGACCACCAACCTGTCCAGCAAAGCCTTCGGACACGGCAGCGACCAG CCCATCCATGACCTGAGGCTGTCCATGCTGAAGCGCTCCCTACTGGGCAGCGTCTCTGACAGCGGCACCGTGGTCCTGTGGGACTCCAACACCCAGAAGGAGCTTCATGTGTTCGAGAGCGCCCACAAGGCCCCGGGCTCCGGCCTCGCCTTCTCCCCCGTCAGCGAGCTGTTGGTGGTTAGCGTCGGTCTCGACAAGAAGATCGTCTGCTACGACACGACCAGCAAGAT CATCCTGAGGTCGATCCGAGTGGACAGTCCGCTGACCTCGGTGGACTTCACTCCGGACGGTACCGGTGTGGTGGTCGGATCCACTCAGGGGAAGATCTACCAGTACGACCTGAGGAACTCCAGCGCCCCCACCACGATCATTGCAGCACACAAGACCTCCGTCACCTGCCTGCGCTTCCAGagcaacatcaacaaacacaag TCCAGTAAACTGGGCTCCACCAAGATTGTCAAGAGATCCTCGATCAAGCTGTCAAACAGCCAGCCAGACTCCAGCCCTGGCACAGGCCCCGCCCCCCACAGACAGGTGACAGGTACAG ggggcgctggtACAGAGTTGATGTCCCGGGAGGCTGAAGGTCAGCAGGGGACGGAGCCGCTTCCTGTTGTGGAGAAGTTCAGCAGCGTTGGACGAAACAGTCTGGACGTCTTCTCTCCTGCTCGGGAAG ACTCTCGGACCCAGGGGACGACCGGAGATACGCAGTTTGGAAGAACATACG CTACCAGTTTGGAGATGCTGTCCAGAGAAGGGGAGGGTCAGCAGGTCATCGGTCGGGGCAGTCTGGACATCTTCTCCCCAGTCAGAGAAG atgccAACTCGCACCGTAAGACCCCCCTGGGAACGCCACTGGTCGCTGCCACAGGCCGATGCTTCAGCCCTCTGTCCGTCTTCCAAACCCCTCCCACAATCAAAGAGGAGGAGCCAATCCCTGCTGCAGCAGCCGAACCATGTGACTCCAGAAAg TCCGACAAGGCCAGCGGCTCCAGTCTGGAGGGGGAGGGTCGGACCACGCCCACAGCATCCCAGCAGACCAATCACAGTCAGCCGGCCCTGCCATTCTTCACTCCAGAGCCCAGCCTCAGGAGAGCCAATGGGATTCAAGCCCAGCTGAGCTACGAGTCACCTGCAGCCGCCGCCACAGCAG GTCCAGCTCTGTCGTCGGCGGTTTCTTCCTCGCTATCCAACAACATCGCAGAGGTGGTCGGACAGGCGGGAGCTGCTCCTCTCACCTCCCTGCAGATGCACTTCATCCAGAACATGATCCATGACACTCTGGAGGACTTCAG gGACTCCTGTCACAAAGACATCATCAACCTGCAGGTGGAGATGATGCGGCAGTTTTACATCCAGCTG AACGAGATCCACGGTCTGATTGAGAAATACTCTGTGAACGAGTCtctggtggaggaggtggagatgcTGAGAGAGGAGAATCGAAGGCTGAGGACCAACTACTGA
- the pclaf gene encoding PCNA-associated factor has protein sequence MVRTKADSVPASYRKAVAAAAPRKSLGSSAANSSYSSSQSSTPAKGKYAGGNPVCTRPTPDWQKGIGDFFGGPPRKPEKENQKPQEVEDDEEAGGSGMPSRKSRPLPADDDDE, from the exons ATGGTGAGGACTAAAGCCGATAGTGTTCCTGCATCATACAGAAAAG CTGTAGCAGCTGCTGCACCCCGGAAGTCTCTGGGCTCCAGTGCAGCCAACTCTTCCTACTCCAGCAGCCAGTCATCCACTCCTG CAAAGGGCAAATATGCTGGTGGTAACCCAGTGTGTACCCGTCCCACGCCGGACTGGCAGAAGGGCATCGGAGACTTCTTCGGTGGTCCCCCGAGGAAGCCCGAGAAGGAGAACCAGAAGCCCCAGGAGGTAGAGGATGATGAAGAGGCTGGAGGCAGCGGGATGCCAAGCAGGAA GTCCAGACCGCTGCCTGCTGACGATGacgatgaatga
- the lyrm5b gene encoding LYR motif-containing protein 5B: MANPLRAEVVRLYKNLLYLGREYPKGGDYFRDRLRAAFTKNKNVQDPEQIREMIGRGEYVARELEALYYLRKYRAMKKRYYEE, translated from the exons ATGGCGAACCCTCTGAGGGCCGAAGTGGTCCGACTCTATAAAAAT CTCCTCTACCTCGGACGGGAGTATCCTAAAGGTGGCGACTACTTCAGGGACCGCCTGAGAGCGGCGTTCacgaaaaacaaaaatgtgcagGACCCGGAGCAGATCAGGGAGATGATCGGTCGGGGGGAGTATGTGGCCCGAGAGCTGGAGGCGCTCTACTACCTGAGGAAATACAGAGCCATGAAGAAACGCTACTACGAGGAGTAA